The following are from one region of the Takifugu rubripes chromosome 16, fTakRub1.2, whole genome shotgun sequence genome:
- the syt14b gene encoding synaptotagmin-14b isoform X8: MASAWSSKESAEQGGYSSEASSEHASSIRTTRKGPSLNESQPPPYQDDGVALRASRSRSGGGVKRGSSPRGSDSPRCSSGASVDQDAESYLNKGCEEDIPSDSTAVVGPEDGSGLQLPTAYEPEPLGKYGTLDVAFEYDSSEQYLAVTVTAATDIPALKQTGNIAWQVHLVLLPTKKQRAKTGVQKGPCPVFTETFKFSRVEQEALGDYAVRFRLYSIRRMKKEKVLGEKVFYLTKLNLQGKIALPVTLEPGSELAGCGSLVSVSRSAGALSYRSSEDTSLPEILLGLIYNSATGQLSAEVIKGSYFKTAVSDKPVNGLFCCVKHFVGGQLYIIRDTYVKLTMLDSKGKEMSKCKTAVCRGQPNPTYKETFVFQVALFQLSEVSLVLTVFCSRSSMRPRERLGWVSLGLNSSSEEQQAHWTEMKEAEGQQVCHWHTLAVT; encoded by the exons ATGGCATCAGCCTGGAGCAGCAAGGAGTCCGCTGAGCAGGGAGGCTACAGCAGTGAAGCGTCCAGCGAGCATG CCAGCAGCATCCGGACCACTAGAAAGGGCCCCTCCCTCAATGAGTCGCAGCCTCCCCCCTATCAGGACGATGGCGTCGCCCTGCGCGCTTCTCGTTCCCGCTCGGGGGGAGGCGTCAAGAGGGGGTCGTCCCCGCGTGGCAGCGACAGCCCGCGCTGCTCCAGCGGCGCCAGCGTGGACCAGGACGCGGAGAGCTACCTCAACAAAGGCTGTGAGGAGGACATCCCCAGCGACAGCACGGCTGTGGTGGGACCAGAG GATGGTTCCGGTCTTCAGCTTCCAACGGCCTACGAGCCGGAGCCGCTGGGGAAATACGGCACCCTGGACGTGGCCTTCGAGTACGACTCCAGCGAGCAGTATTTGGCCGTCACGGTCACGGCGGCCACGGACATCCCGGCTCTCAAACAGACGGGCAACATCGCCTGGCAGGTGCACCTGGTCCTGCTGCCCACTAAGAAGCAACGCGCCAAGACCGGCGTGCAGAAGGGCCCCTGTCCCGTCTTCACGGAAACGTTCAAGTTCTccagggtggagcaggaggcGCTGGGGGACTACGCCGTTCGATTTCGTCTGTACAGCATCAGGAGAATGAAGAAAGAGAAGGTCCTGGGTGAGAAGGTCTTCTACCTGACCAAGCTCAACCTGCAGGGCAAGATCGCGCTGCCCGTGACCCTGGAGCCGGGCTCAGAACTGGCA GGTTGCGGCTCACTGGTGAGCGTGTCTCGCAGTGCTGGAGCTCTGTCCTACCGCTCCTCGGAGGACACCTCATTACCAGAAATCCTCCTGGGTCTCATCTACAACTCCGCCACCGGGCAGCTGTCGGCCGAGGTCATCAAGGGAAGCTACTTCAAAACAGCGGTGTCGGATAAACCCGTCA ACGGCCTTTTCTGTTGTGTGAAACACTTTGTAGGAGGGCAGCTTTATATCATAAGAG ACACCTATGTGAAGCTGACAATGTTGGACTCCAAAGGCAAAGAGATGTCCAAGTGTAAGACGGCGGTGTGCCGCGGCCAGCCCAACCCCACCTACAAGGAGACGTTCGTGTTCCAGGTGGCGCTCTTCCAGCTCTCCGAGGTGTCGCTGGTACTGACGGTGTTCTGCTCCCGCAGCAGCATGAGGCCCAGGGAGAGGCTGGGCTGGGTCTCTCTGGGCCTCAACAGCTCCAGCGAGGAGCAGCAGGCCCactggacagagatgaaggagGCCGAGGGTCAGCAGGTCTGCCACTGGCACACGCTCGCCGTCACATAA
- the syt14b gene encoding synaptotagmin-14b isoform X6, producing the protein MAIDGGGRNCGVHELICARRVSPELLGVLSSIAAFIALMALFFLYLSNKLSVETPDELSHLSSFNNNQQEGLVSESEEDKGPEAAVQQDMASAWSSKESAEQGGYSSEASSEHASSIRTTRKGPSLNESQPPPYQDDGVALRASRSRSGGGVKRGSSPRGSDSPRCSSGASVDQDAESYLNKGCEEDIPSDSTAVVGPEDGSGLQLPTAYEPEPLGKYGTLDVAFEYDSSEQYLAVTVTAATDIPALKQTGNIAWQVHLVLLPTKKQRAKTGVQKGPCPVFTETFKFSRVEQEALGDYAVRFRLYSIRRMKKEKVLGEKVFYLTKLNLQGKIALPVTLEPGSELAGCGSLVSVSRSAGALSYRSSEDTSLPEILLGLIYNSATGQLSAEVIKGSYFKTAVSDKPVNGLFCCVKHFVGGQLYIIRDTYVKLTMLDSKGKEMSKCKTAVCRGQPNPTYKETFVFQVALFQLSEVSLVLTVFCSRSSMRPRERLGWVSLGLNSSSEEQQAHWTEMKEAEGQQVCHWHTLAVT; encoded by the exons ATGGCGATTGACG GTGGGGGGAGGAACTGCGGTGTTCATGAGCTCATCTGTGCCAGGCGAG TCTCTCCTGAGCTTCTGGGCGTCCTGTCCTCCATTGCGGCCTTCATAGCGCTGATGGCTCTGTTTTTTCTTTACCTCAGTAACAAGCTGTCAGTGGAGACTCCCGATGAGCTGTCACATCTCAGCAGCTTTAACAACAACCAGCAAG AGGGACTCGTGTCGGAGAGTGAGGAGGACAAAGGTCCCGAGGCTGCGGTCCAGCAGGACATGGCATCAGCCTGGAGCAGCAAGGAGTCCGCTGAGCAGGGAGGCTACAGCAGTGAAGCGTCCAGCGAGCATG CCAGCAGCATCCGGACCACTAGAAAGGGCCCCTCCCTCAATGAGTCGCAGCCTCCCCCCTATCAGGACGATGGCGTCGCCCTGCGCGCTTCTCGTTCCCGCTCGGGGGGAGGCGTCAAGAGGGGGTCGTCCCCGCGTGGCAGCGACAGCCCGCGCTGCTCCAGCGGCGCCAGCGTGGACCAGGACGCGGAGAGCTACCTCAACAAAGGCTGTGAGGAGGACATCCCCAGCGACAGCACGGCTGTGGTGGGACCAGAG GATGGTTCCGGTCTTCAGCTTCCAACGGCCTACGAGCCGGAGCCGCTGGGGAAATACGGCACCCTGGACGTGGCCTTCGAGTACGACTCCAGCGAGCAGTATTTGGCCGTCACGGTCACGGCGGCCACGGACATCCCGGCTCTCAAACAGACGGGCAACATCGCCTGGCAGGTGCACCTGGTCCTGCTGCCCACTAAGAAGCAACGCGCCAAGACCGGCGTGCAGAAGGGCCCCTGTCCCGTCTTCACGGAAACGTTCAAGTTCTccagggtggagcaggaggcGCTGGGGGACTACGCCGTTCGATTTCGTCTGTACAGCATCAGGAGAATGAAGAAAGAGAAGGTCCTGGGTGAGAAGGTCTTCTACCTGACCAAGCTCAACCTGCAGGGCAAGATCGCGCTGCCCGTGACCCTGGAGCCGGGCTCAGAACTGGCA GGTTGCGGCTCACTGGTGAGCGTGTCTCGCAGTGCTGGAGCTCTGTCCTACCGCTCCTCGGAGGACACCTCATTACCAGAAATCCTCCTGGGTCTCATCTACAACTCCGCCACCGGGCAGCTGTCGGCCGAGGTCATCAAGGGAAGCTACTTCAAAACAGCGGTGTCGGATAAACCCGTCA ACGGCCTTTTCTGTTGTGTGAAACACTTTGTAGGAGGGCAGCTTTATATCATAAGAG ACACCTATGTGAAGCTGACAATGTTGGACTCCAAAGGCAAAGAGATGTCCAAGTGTAAGACGGCGGTGTGCCGCGGCCAGCCCAACCCCACCTACAAGGAGACGTTCGTGTTCCAGGTGGCGCTCTTCCAGCTCTCCGAGGTGTCGCTGGTACTGACGGTGTTCTGCTCCCGCAGCAGCATGAGGCCCAGGGAGAGGCTGGGCTGGGTCTCTCTGGGCCTCAACAGCTCCAGCGAGGAGCAGCAGGCCCactggacagagatgaaggagGCCGAGGGTCAGCAGGTCTGCCACTGGCACACGCTCGCCGTCACATAA
- the syt14b gene encoding synaptotagmin-14b isoform X7, with protein sequence MAIDGGGRNCGVHELICASNKLSVETPDELSHLSSFNNNQQEGLVSESEEDKGPEAAVQQDMASAWSSKESAEQGGYSSEASSEHASSIRTTRKGPSLNESQPPPYQDDGVALRASRSRSGGGVKRGSSPRGSDSPRCSSGASVDQDAESYLNKGCEEDIPSDSTAVVGPEDGSGLQLPTAYEPEPLGKYGTLDVAFEYDSSEQYLAVTVTAATDIPALKQTGNIAWQVHLVLLPTKKQRAKTGVQKGPCPVFTETFKFSRVEQEALGDYAVRFRLYSIRRMKKEKVLGEKVFYLTKLNLQGKIALPVTLEPGSELAGCGSLVSVSRSAGALSYRSSEDTSLPEILLGLIYNSATGQLSAEVIKGSYFKTAVSDKPVNGLFCCVKHFVGGQLYIIRDTYVKLTMLDSKGKEMSKCKTAVCRGQPNPTYKETFVFQVALFQLSEVSLVLTVFCSRSSMRPRERLGWVSLGLNSSSEEQQAHWTEMKEAEGQQVCHWHTLAVT encoded by the exons ATGGCGATTGACG GTGGGGGGAGGAACTGCGGTGTTCATGAGCTCATCTGTGCCAG TAACAAGCTGTCAGTGGAGACTCCCGATGAGCTGTCACATCTCAGCAGCTTTAACAACAACCAGCAAG AGGGACTCGTGTCGGAGAGTGAGGAGGACAAAGGTCCCGAGGCTGCGGTCCAGCAGGACATGGCATCAGCCTGGAGCAGCAAGGAGTCCGCTGAGCAGGGAGGCTACAGCAGTGAAGCGTCCAGCGAGCATG CCAGCAGCATCCGGACCACTAGAAAGGGCCCCTCCCTCAATGAGTCGCAGCCTCCCCCCTATCAGGACGATGGCGTCGCCCTGCGCGCTTCTCGTTCCCGCTCGGGGGGAGGCGTCAAGAGGGGGTCGTCCCCGCGTGGCAGCGACAGCCCGCGCTGCTCCAGCGGCGCCAGCGTGGACCAGGACGCGGAGAGCTACCTCAACAAAGGCTGTGAGGAGGACATCCCCAGCGACAGCACGGCTGTGGTGGGACCAGAG GATGGTTCCGGTCTTCAGCTTCCAACGGCCTACGAGCCGGAGCCGCTGGGGAAATACGGCACCCTGGACGTGGCCTTCGAGTACGACTCCAGCGAGCAGTATTTGGCCGTCACGGTCACGGCGGCCACGGACATCCCGGCTCTCAAACAGACGGGCAACATCGCCTGGCAGGTGCACCTGGTCCTGCTGCCCACTAAGAAGCAACGCGCCAAGACCGGCGTGCAGAAGGGCCCCTGTCCCGTCTTCACGGAAACGTTCAAGTTCTccagggtggagcaggaggcGCTGGGGGACTACGCCGTTCGATTTCGTCTGTACAGCATCAGGAGAATGAAGAAAGAGAAGGTCCTGGGTGAGAAGGTCTTCTACCTGACCAAGCTCAACCTGCAGGGCAAGATCGCGCTGCCCGTGACCCTGGAGCCGGGCTCAGAACTGGCA GGTTGCGGCTCACTGGTGAGCGTGTCTCGCAGTGCTGGAGCTCTGTCCTACCGCTCCTCGGAGGACACCTCATTACCAGAAATCCTCCTGGGTCTCATCTACAACTCCGCCACCGGGCAGCTGTCGGCCGAGGTCATCAAGGGAAGCTACTTCAAAACAGCGGTGTCGGATAAACCCGTCA ACGGCCTTTTCTGTTGTGTGAAACACTTTGTAGGAGGGCAGCTTTATATCATAAGAG ACACCTATGTGAAGCTGACAATGTTGGACTCCAAAGGCAAAGAGATGTCCAAGTGTAAGACGGCGGTGTGCCGCGGCCAGCCCAACCCCACCTACAAGGAGACGTTCGTGTTCCAGGTGGCGCTCTTCCAGCTCTCCGAGGTGTCGCTGGTACTGACGGTGTTCTGCTCCCGCAGCAGCATGAGGCCCAGGGAGAGGCTGGGCTGGGTCTCTCTGGGCCTCAACAGCTCCAGCGAGGAGCAGCAGGCCCactggacagagatgaaggagGCCGAGGGTCAGCAGGTCTGCCACTGGCACACGCTCGCCGTCACATAA
- the syt14b gene encoding synaptotagmin-14b isoform X1 — MAFFKSFQNNLPSVNISSILDSVSSRVDDLANAVSDVTYAVSDQLTEQVTTIINKVQDEEEGEHSGAQEAVCTATAAEDGAQADHTPSQLEWEWRDGCWRVKKTEAELAEEERRKKEEMELQEKREQRRKERRQKQLDKEAMSQKTKEESQEGQPEDPAGEDDQERETTDGRDDRDRREASQPPGVESDNRLCQERTENEEEEKAEEEVKKKHPGGGNHDKEISKSKKKKSEKKKEKERKKGSKKSDESSDVEKKKGKGKKKSKKKKDIREGLVSESEEDKGPEAAVQQDMASAWSSKESAEQGGYSSEASSEHASSIRTTRKGPSLNESQPPPYQDDGVALRASRSRSGGGVKRGSSPRGSDSPRCSSGASVDQDAESYLNKGCEEDIPSDSTAVVGPEDGSGLQLPTAYEPEPLGKYGTLDVAFEYDSSEQYLAVTVTAATDIPALKQTGNIAWQVHLVLLPTKKQRAKTGVQKGPCPVFTETFKFSRVEQEALGDYAVRFRLYSIRRMKKEKVLGEKVFYLTKLNLQGKIALPVTLEPGSELAGCGSLVSVSRSAGALSYRSSEDTSLPEILLGLIYNSATGQLSAEVIKGSYFKTAVSDKPVNGLFCCVKHFVGGQLYIIRDTYVKLTMLDSKGKEMSKCKTAVCRGQPNPTYKETFVFQVALFQLSEVSLVLTVFCSRSSMRPRERLGWVSLGLNSSSEEQQAHWTEMKEAEGQQVCHWHTLAVT, encoded by the exons ATGGCCTTCTTCAAGAGCTTCCAGAACAACCTCCCGTCAGTCAACATTTCCTCAATCTTGGACTCGGTCTCCAGCCGGGTGGACGACCTCGCCAACGCCGTCAGTGACGTCACCTACGCTGTCAGTGATCAGCTCACCGAGCAGGTCACCACCATTATCAACAAGGTgcaagatgaggaggaaggggagcaCAGCGGCGCCCAGGAGGCCGTTTGCACCGCCACCGCGGCTGAAGACGGCGCCCAGGCAGACCACACCCCCAGTCAGCTGGAGTGGGAGTGGAGGGACGGATGCTGGCGAGTTAAGAAGACCGAAGCCGAGTTAGccgaggaggagagaaggaagaaggaagagatggagcttcaggagaagagagagcaaaggagaaaagaaaggaggCAGAAGCAGCTGGATAAAGAAGCCATgtcacagaaaacaaaagaggaatCCCAAGAGGGACAACCAGAAGATCCAGCGGGTGAAGAtgaccaggagagagagacgACCGATGGCAGGGACGACAGAGACCGCAGAGAAGCTTCTCAGCCACCTGGTGTTGAGAGTGACAACCGTTTATGTCAAGAGAGGACCgaaaatgaagaggaggagaaggcggaggaggaagtgaagaagaAGCATCCCGGGGGAGGAAACCATGACAAAGAGATTtctaaatctaaaaagaaaaagtcagaaaagaagaaggagaaagagaggaagaagggctCAAAGAAGTCAGACGAGTCATCTGATGTGgagaaaaagaaggggaaaggaaagaagaagagtaAGAAGAAGAAGGACATCAGAG AGGGACTCGTGTCGGAGAGTGAGGAGGACAAAGGTCCCGAGGCTGCGGTCCAGCAGGACATGGCATCAGCCTGGAGCAGCAAGGAGTCCGCTGAGCAGGGAGGCTACAGCAGTGAAGCGTCCAGCGAGCATG CCAGCAGCATCCGGACCACTAGAAAGGGCCCCTCCCTCAATGAGTCGCAGCCTCCCCCCTATCAGGACGATGGCGTCGCCCTGCGCGCTTCTCGTTCCCGCTCGGGGGGAGGCGTCAAGAGGGGGTCGTCCCCGCGTGGCAGCGACAGCCCGCGCTGCTCCAGCGGCGCCAGCGTGGACCAGGACGCGGAGAGCTACCTCAACAAAGGCTGTGAGGAGGACATCCCCAGCGACAGCACGGCTGTGGTGGGACCAGAG GATGGTTCCGGTCTTCAGCTTCCAACGGCCTACGAGCCGGAGCCGCTGGGGAAATACGGCACCCTGGACGTGGCCTTCGAGTACGACTCCAGCGAGCAGTATTTGGCCGTCACGGTCACGGCGGCCACGGACATCCCGGCTCTCAAACAGACGGGCAACATCGCCTGGCAGGTGCACCTGGTCCTGCTGCCCACTAAGAAGCAACGCGCCAAGACCGGCGTGCAGAAGGGCCCCTGTCCCGTCTTCACGGAAACGTTCAAGTTCTccagggtggagcaggaggcGCTGGGGGACTACGCCGTTCGATTTCGTCTGTACAGCATCAGGAGAATGAAGAAAGAGAAGGTCCTGGGTGAGAAGGTCTTCTACCTGACCAAGCTCAACCTGCAGGGCAAGATCGCGCTGCCCGTGACCCTGGAGCCGGGCTCAGAACTGGCA GGTTGCGGCTCACTGGTGAGCGTGTCTCGCAGTGCTGGAGCTCTGTCCTACCGCTCCTCGGAGGACACCTCATTACCAGAAATCCTCCTGGGTCTCATCTACAACTCCGCCACCGGGCAGCTGTCGGCCGAGGTCATCAAGGGAAGCTACTTCAAAACAGCGGTGTCGGATAAACCCGTCA ACGGCCTTTTCTGTTGTGTGAAACACTTTGTAGGAGGGCAGCTTTATATCATAAGAG ACACCTATGTGAAGCTGACAATGTTGGACTCCAAAGGCAAAGAGATGTCCAAGTGTAAGACGGCGGTGTGCCGCGGCCAGCCCAACCCCACCTACAAGGAGACGTTCGTGTTCCAGGTGGCGCTCTTCCAGCTCTCCGAGGTGTCGCTGGTACTGACGGTGTTCTGCTCCCGCAGCAGCATGAGGCCCAGGGAGAGGCTGGGCTGGGTCTCTCTGGGCCTCAACAGCTCCAGCGAGGAGCAGCAGGCCCactggacagagatgaaggagGCCGAGGGTCAGCAGGTCTGCCACTGGCACACGCTCGCCGTCACATAA
- the syt14b gene encoding synaptotagmin-14b isoform X2 yields the protein MAFFKSFQNNLPSVNISSILDSVSSRVDDLANAVSDVTYAVSDQLTEQVTTIINKVQDEEEGEHSGAQEAVCTATAAEDGAQADHTPSQLEWEWRDGCWRVKKTEAELAEEERRKKEEMELQEKREQRRKERRQKQLDKEAMSQKTKEESQEGQPEDPAGEDDQERETTDGRDDRDRREASQPPGVESDNRLCQERTENEEEEKAEEEVKKKHPGGGNHDKEISKSKKKKSEKKKEKERKKGSKKSDESSDVEKKKGKGKKKSKKKKDIREGLVSESEEDKGPEAAVQQDMASAWSSKESAEQGGYSSEASSEHASSIRTTRKGPSLNESQPPPYQDDGVALRASRSRSGGGVKRGSSPRGSDSPRCSSGASVDQDAESYLNKGCEEDIPSDSTAVVGPEDGSGLQLPTAYEPEPLGKYGTLDVAFEYDSSEQYLAVTVTAATDIPALKQTGNIAWQVHLVLLPTKKQRAKTGVQKGPCPVFTETFKFSRVEQEALGDYAVRFRLYSIRRMKKEKVLGEKVFYLTKLNLQGKIALPVTLEPGSELAGCGSLVSVSRSAGALSYRSSEDTSLPEILLGLIYNSATGQLSAEVIKGSYFKTAVSDKPVNTYVKLTMLDSKGKEMSKCKTAVCRGQPNPTYKETFVFQVALFQLSEVSLVLTVFCSRSSMRPRERLGWVSLGLNSSSEEQQAHWTEMKEAEGQQVCHWHTLAVT from the exons ATGGCCTTCTTCAAGAGCTTCCAGAACAACCTCCCGTCAGTCAACATTTCCTCAATCTTGGACTCGGTCTCCAGCCGGGTGGACGACCTCGCCAACGCCGTCAGTGACGTCACCTACGCTGTCAGTGATCAGCTCACCGAGCAGGTCACCACCATTATCAACAAGGTgcaagatgaggaggaaggggagcaCAGCGGCGCCCAGGAGGCCGTTTGCACCGCCACCGCGGCTGAAGACGGCGCCCAGGCAGACCACACCCCCAGTCAGCTGGAGTGGGAGTGGAGGGACGGATGCTGGCGAGTTAAGAAGACCGAAGCCGAGTTAGccgaggaggagagaaggaagaaggaagagatggagcttcaggagaagagagagcaaaggagaaaagaaaggaggCAGAAGCAGCTGGATAAAGAAGCCATgtcacagaaaacaaaagaggaatCCCAAGAGGGACAACCAGAAGATCCAGCGGGTGAAGAtgaccaggagagagagacgACCGATGGCAGGGACGACAGAGACCGCAGAGAAGCTTCTCAGCCACCTGGTGTTGAGAGTGACAACCGTTTATGTCAAGAGAGGACCgaaaatgaagaggaggagaaggcggaggaggaagtgaagaagaAGCATCCCGGGGGAGGAAACCATGACAAAGAGATTtctaaatctaaaaagaaaaagtcagaaaagaagaaggagaaagagaggaagaagggctCAAAGAAGTCAGACGAGTCATCTGATGTGgagaaaaagaaggggaaaggaaagaagaagagtaAGAAGAAGAAGGACATCAGAG AGGGACTCGTGTCGGAGAGTGAGGAGGACAAAGGTCCCGAGGCTGCGGTCCAGCAGGACATGGCATCAGCCTGGAGCAGCAAGGAGTCCGCTGAGCAGGGAGGCTACAGCAGTGAAGCGTCCAGCGAGCATG CCAGCAGCATCCGGACCACTAGAAAGGGCCCCTCCCTCAATGAGTCGCAGCCTCCCCCCTATCAGGACGATGGCGTCGCCCTGCGCGCTTCTCGTTCCCGCTCGGGGGGAGGCGTCAAGAGGGGGTCGTCCCCGCGTGGCAGCGACAGCCCGCGCTGCTCCAGCGGCGCCAGCGTGGACCAGGACGCGGAGAGCTACCTCAACAAAGGCTGTGAGGAGGACATCCCCAGCGACAGCACGGCTGTGGTGGGACCAGAG GATGGTTCCGGTCTTCAGCTTCCAACGGCCTACGAGCCGGAGCCGCTGGGGAAATACGGCACCCTGGACGTGGCCTTCGAGTACGACTCCAGCGAGCAGTATTTGGCCGTCACGGTCACGGCGGCCACGGACATCCCGGCTCTCAAACAGACGGGCAACATCGCCTGGCAGGTGCACCTGGTCCTGCTGCCCACTAAGAAGCAACGCGCCAAGACCGGCGTGCAGAAGGGCCCCTGTCCCGTCTTCACGGAAACGTTCAAGTTCTccagggtggagcaggaggcGCTGGGGGACTACGCCGTTCGATTTCGTCTGTACAGCATCAGGAGAATGAAGAAAGAGAAGGTCCTGGGTGAGAAGGTCTTCTACCTGACCAAGCTCAACCTGCAGGGCAAGATCGCGCTGCCCGTGACCCTGGAGCCGGGCTCAGAACTGGCA GGTTGCGGCTCACTGGTGAGCGTGTCTCGCAGTGCTGGAGCTCTGTCCTACCGCTCCTCGGAGGACACCTCATTACCAGAAATCCTCCTGGGTCTCATCTACAACTCCGCCACCGGGCAGCTGTCGGCCGAGGTCATCAAGGGAAGCTACTTCAAAACAGCGGTGTCGGATAAACCCGTCA ACACCTATGTGAAGCTGACAATGTTGGACTCCAAAGGCAAAGAGATGTCCAAGTGTAAGACGGCGGTGTGCCGCGGCCAGCCCAACCCCACCTACAAGGAGACGTTCGTGTTCCAGGTGGCGCTCTTCCAGCTCTCCGAGGTGTCGCTGGTACTGACGGTGTTCTGCTCCCGCAGCAGCATGAGGCCCAGGGAGAGGCTGGGCTGGGTCTCTCTGGGCCTCAACAGCTCCAGCGAGGAGCAGCAGGCCCactggacagagatgaaggagGCCGAGGGTCAGCAGGTCTGCCACTGGCACACGCTCGCCGTCACATAA
- the syt14b gene encoding synaptotagmin-14b isoform X5: MTKASVREFTNRNTSGRGGACLPVGVPSGRTRCAVSRAGGGRNCGVHELICASNKLSVETPDELSHLSSFNNNQQEGLVSESEEDKGPEAAVQQDMASAWSSKESAEQGGYSSEASSEHASSIRTTRKGPSLNESQPPPYQDDGVALRASRSRSGGGVKRGSSPRGSDSPRCSSGASVDQDAESYLNKGCEEDIPSDSTAVVGPEDGSGLQLPTAYEPEPLGKYGTLDVAFEYDSSEQYLAVTVTAATDIPALKQTGNIAWQVHLVLLPTKKQRAKTGVQKGPCPVFTETFKFSRVEQEALGDYAVRFRLYSIRRMKKEKVLGEKVFYLTKLNLQGKIALPVTLEPGSELAGCGSLVSVSRSAGALSYRSSEDTSLPEILLGLIYNSATGQLSAEVIKGSYFKTAVSDKPVNGLFCCVKHFVGGQLYIIRDTYVKLTMLDSKGKEMSKCKTAVCRGQPNPTYKETFVFQVALFQLSEVSLVLTVFCSRSSMRPRERLGWVSLGLNSSSEEQQAHWTEMKEAEGQQVCHWHTLAVT; the protein is encoded by the exons ATGACGAAGGCGTCTGTGCGCGAGTTTACGAACCGGAACACGTCGGGCAGAGGGGGCGCGTGCCTCCCTGTCGGCGTCCCATCAGGGCGGACAAGGTGCGCCGTGTCACGAGCCG GTGGGGGGAGGAACTGCGGTGTTCATGAGCTCATCTGTGCCAG TAACAAGCTGTCAGTGGAGACTCCCGATGAGCTGTCACATCTCAGCAGCTTTAACAACAACCAGCAAG AGGGACTCGTGTCGGAGAGTGAGGAGGACAAAGGTCCCGAGGCTGCGGTCCAGCAGGACATGGCATCAGCCTGGAGCAGCAAGGAGTCCGCTGAGCAGGGAGGCTACAGCAGTGAAGCGTCCAGCGAGCATG CCAGCAGCATCCGGACCACTAGAAAGGGCCCCTCCCTCAATGAGTCGCAGCCTCCCCCCTATCAGGACGATGGCGTCGCCCTGCGCGCTTCTCGTTCCCGCTCGGGGGGAGGCGTCAAGAGGGGGTCGTCCCCGCGTGGCAGCGACAGCCCGCGCTGCTCCAGCGGCGCCAGCGTGGACCAGGACGCGGAGAGCTACCTCAACAAAGGCTGTGAGGAGGACATCCCCAGCGACAGCACGGCTGTGGTGGGACCAGAG GATGGTTCCGGTCTTCAGCTTCCAACGGCCTACGAGCCGGAGCCGCTGGGGAAATACGGCACCCTGGACGTGGCCTTCGAGTACGACTCCAGCGAGCAGTATTTGGCCGTCACGGTCACGGCGGCCACGGACATCCCGGCTCTCAAACAGACGGGCAACATCGCCTGGCAGGTGCACCTGGTCCTGCTGCCCACTAAGAAGCAACGCGCCAAGACCGGCGTGCAGAAGGGCCCCTGTCCCGTCTTCACGGAAACGTTCAAGTTCTccagggtggagcaggaggcGCTGGGGGACTACGCCGTTCGATTTCGTCTGTACAGCATCAGGAGAATGAAGAAAGAGAAGGTCCTGGGTGAGAAGGTCTTCTACCTGACCAAGCTCAACCTGCAGGGCAAGATCGCGCTGCCCGTGACCCTGGAGCCGGGCTCAGAACTGGCA GGTTGCGGCTCACTGGTGAGCGTGTCTCGCAGTGCTGGAGCTCTGTCCTACCGCTCCTCGGAGGACACCTCATTACCAGAAATCCTCCTGGGTCTCATCTACAACTCCGCCACCGGGCAGCTGTCGGCCGAGGTCATCAAGGGAAGCTACTTCAAAACAGCGGTGTCGGATAAACCCGTCA ACGGCCTTTTCTGTTGTGTGAAACACTTTGTAGGAGGGCAGCTTTATATCATAAGAG ACACCTATGTGAAGCTGACAATGTTGGACTCCAAAGGCAAAGAGATGTCCAAGTGTAAGACGGCGGTGTGCCGCGGCCAGCCCAACCCCACCTACAAGGAGACGTTCGTGTTCCAGGTGGCGCTCTTCCAGCTCTCCGAGGTGTCGCTGGTACTGACGGTGTTCTGCTCCCGCAGCAGCATGAGGCCCAGGGAGAGGCTGGGCTGGGTCTCTCTGGGCCTCAACAGCTCCAGCGAGGAGCAGCAGGCCCactggacagagatgaaggagGCCGAGGGTCAGCAGGTCTGCCACTGGCACACGCTCGCCGTCACATAA